The genome window taaaagttggtggtttgcctaatgggacggaaagtaaaggtgtatgtttaggaacgcgagggtagcgtagggggatcttactatacttcttacgctcttggcgtttagaagtgacggacgccgcgtcggagccggaggtggaggtcgatgaagtgtcggtctcgtaaaagaccaccttcctcatccttttgtgcttgtccccactccgatgcggcttgtgagaagatttttccttcttctccttatggtgagaagaggaagatcttttctccttccgcttggaggatttcttcttcttctctcttctcttggtgcgggactcttccgatgaagatgaagtgctcccttggcttgtagtgggcttgtcgtcgccggtctccatctccttcttggcgtgatctcccgacatcacttcgagcggttaggctctaatgaagcaccgggctctgataccaattgatagtcgcctagagggggggtgaatagggcgaaactgaaatttacaaaaataatcacaactacaagccggggttagcgttagtaataataaatgagtccgcaagagagggtgcaaaacaaatcgcaagcaaataaggagagtgacacgtggatttgttttaccgaggttcggttcttgcaaacctactccccgttgaggaggccacaaaggccgggtctctttcaacccttccctctctcaaacggtccctcggaccgagtgagctttccttcttctcaatcaaccgggaacaaaacttccccgcaagggccaccacacaatcggtgcctcttgcctcggttacaattgagtgttgatcacaagagcaaaagagaaagaaagaatgcgatccaagcgcaagagctcaaaagaacacggcaaatcactctctctagtcactagggttttgtgtggaattggagaggatttgatctctttgaatgtgtctagaattgaatgcctagctcttgtaagtggttagaagttggaaaacttggatggcaatgaatgtggggtggttggggtatttatagccccaaccaccaaatgtggccgttgctgggagctctctgttcgatggcgcaccggacagtccggtgcacaccggacagtccggtgccccctgccacgtcatcgttgccgttggattctgaccgttggagctctgacatgtgggcccgcctgggtgtccggtgcacaccggacatgcactgtttgatgtccggtgcaccggtatgggcagccctgacgtctgcgcgcgctgcgcgcgcatttaatgcaccgcagggagccgttggcgccgcagggagccgttgctccgctggcacaccggacagtccggtgcacaccggacagtccggtgaattttagcggagcggctgccgcgcgaacccgaggctggcgagttccggaggctgatcttccttggagcaccggacatgtccggtgcacacgggacagtccggtgaattatagcgcgccggcttccgagaaatcccgagggcgaagagtttgagtctgggtcccctggtgcaccggacaggtactgttcactgtccggtggcacaccggacagtccggtgcgccagaccaggggtgccctcggttgcccctttgctcctttattgaatccaacacttggtctttttattggctgagtgtgaaccttttacacctgtataatctatacacttgggcaaactagttagtccaaagatttgtgttgggcaattcaaccaccaaaattatataggaactaggtgtaaccctaattccctttcagtaatgCACTGTCGCACGCCTCCACGCTTTGTGCCCTAGTTTCTGCTTTTTTGCATCCAGGCTTTCTCTGCTTTCCTGCAATATCGCTTCCGCTCCATTCGCTAgcaaggttgagatggcgcccaagcggaaagctttgagttcgtccgtcgcaatcattcctcccattgatcccaacagtcagttgccttttgcaggtaaccatatgtctgttgtctccgaatCTGACCTTCTTCATCTCGTTTTCATCAGGGTTCTTCCttcgaaggagctctgttcgtgGCGGATCTgttgtggggtcactgttccgacagaagacacccacgaatccgtcatTTACATTCCTTTCCTTATCCACAGACTTGCTCTacccatttctcctttcttccacggtctccttgatttctatcgcttgaatctaacccatctgaataccaattctattctgcaagtttctgtttttgttcatttatgcgaagcctttcttggtgttttgccccactttggcctttggaagtatctgtaccactgtcggcctgggatggtcggggggcagcaccagcttgtgggggcgcgagcttggagatgcACCGCGGAAGGAAGACTAattacctcgacatcccactcaaggacagcatcaagggatggcgtctggaatggttcatcgtggagaatcatgggaattccctccccccacggtcagggagacagctggATGTttgcactccgagctggaccgaatcctccacagaccaggaggtggctgaggcaaggGCTCTGTTAGCAGAAGTTGGATTGTTGAAAAAAAGGGGTCTGACTGCGGAAGCTGTGGTcgttgactttgttttcaagaacattcagccactgaaagacagagcaTATCCGGCCTACCTGTACCGAGGCTTGGTTGATTCAACCCGGgtgaccaacagaagaattcctactgtggacttggtgaaccggctcgagatgatactcagaggcaaggtgtcaaacatcggcgctcctgttgcatactcggcctggaatttGCCTCCCTCCCAGGCCTTTATCAGtttcgtgtcaaatcctcctgctgatgatagcggtttgggccttagagtacgaccctctcccgaagaagttagtgctttggttgcctcactcGGAGAGATTCctgacgacgagaggcaggttcattttgaggtgcctttgaatccaagtgacgcggagataagtgccatgctggatatgttagCTGAAGATTCTTCTGATGCAGTCCCTGCTGAAACACTGGCGGTAGCGCCCATCCTAGAGGATAGTGAAGCTTTAGATATTCAGAAGTCTGACAACGTTCATCCGAAGCGTTctcgccgagccaatcagcctgctTCTCCTGTTGACGGGAAGAAACagaagaagagacgtcttcgtcGAGTGTCTAGTTTTGATCAGGATGCTGGTCCTtccgttcctgctgctgaagaagtgccagtGCCTGCATTTGCTGAAActaatcccaatgggtgtagcctgcCTGCTAttaaccccaatgggtgtgacctggatgatgttgaccccaatgggtgtaacctggatgacgctgaccccaatgggtgtactatCCGTGTTGTCGATGATGGTGAGGAggaggatgaaatccctctaACTCGGAAGAACAGCCGACGCTACATTGCCAATGGcgaaagtagtggtgttccttctccagccCTGTCTACTCTtgttggtctacaagaattgtctctggccaACTTTGACCaggctcttgaggatatggttccagaagatctgttgtcagagccggcagatggtggcgcgatggatgtttgtgctgatgtgcttgatgccgggttggggtcatcctgggcagcgtcccgcgcctcatcgaccttggagcgcggtcttgagggtcaggaagctggtctggattgcactgctcccatggaagtgactgagggaccttcagccttagaggtggctgctgcagagaactcggccctcaaggatggtgctggcacttacccagcccccgagggtgttgccgggaatGATCCGGCTCAGATGGGTAGCGCGAGCgataacccagcccccgagggtgttcgagtgggttctccctctaacacttccatggatgttcatgtgggatCTTCTCCTCCGCACTCTGATTGTATGGCAGCAGTACGGGTTTCGTGTCAAGAGGTCGTTTTAGAGGTCAACGTTCCCGATGACAGAGTTCTGACTTCTGCTGGTGACACTGACTTGATTCCCAATGATGCATTGCGAGTTGTTCCAGTTGGTGGCCCTTCAGCAAGCCATCGGTTGATTTCCCACGACTTGGGGGTTCCCTCATTCTTCTCTAACCTCCAGGTATCTTGGTTTCTTCTGCCCTGATTTTTACTTCAGGTAGACTGTCGTTattatgctcatctgttcttATCGTCAGGCATTGGTGGATGAAATGGCTAGCCGGTTGAAATCACAGGGGACCTCCGTCCCAGAAGGGGCTTTGTCCCTAAtgcattggaatccagtgttacttcagCGACGAGTATCTGACCTAgagatggcaaatgctggttagtgccctttttgaCTTCATTGGCTATTTGAGTAATCTGCTTTATAGATGAACACCCTTGCTTGACTGTTTCCTGACAGATATGGTCCGGCAGTACTCTGATCttaaagaaaaacattctcaaggtcagattgaactggcccggcggtgctctgatcttgaagaaaagtattctcaggGTCAGGCTGAACTGGCCCGGGTCTCTGCTTCTCTGCatgatgctaacacgctgaactctaccctccatgctcagctcgactctgaaaaggtgacctgagaatcttggctttgtttgttgtgttcttattgcttaCTCGACGTTTGGAGAAaactgattcttgtttgcaggatgaaaaacgtgcccttgctacttctcgtgacaatctggaaAAGCTATACCGTGatgccagcaactcgttgactatattggagaggagtcatcgtttTACCATGGAGGACTTGGATAACCATCGCTACAAGCTGCAAGAGTCTCTGGATGATATGATTTGCCTCAGGCAATTGGTGTCGAACAAGGAtactgtcatcaaggatctgcgtgcttccaaaaAGTCGGTAATCCGAAAGCTAGAGGccgctcggttggctgtcaaggctgctgaagatACTTCTGCTACTCTGAAGGCCCAACGCGACAAGGCCATGGACAAAGCCGTTCGCGCGGGGCGAAttctgatgaggagacctggcgtggttgttcccgacgaCATAGTGGCGGATGTGAATGCCGCTCCCGATTcttcgagtcgtccttcctcgtcggtcgctcctgagaaaaacatttCCAGATAGAAAACACTGAATGCCTTGAGTATATGGTTAGTGTGCTTGGATGTGTCGTTGGAAAACGCTTTTCGGTACCGAATACTATTATTGTTTTCCTGTTGTTAGAGTTCAATGGTATCTACAATCGTAGAAGTAAGTGCATCATGATGGTTTTGAATTTTTTCGTggggcatagagatcgccctGGGATGAATAGTTGCGAACGTGCCGAATGTGCCGCGCCAATTTAAGTCGTTGCCAGCTTAAATTGGTCGTTCCGCTGTcaggggtatagtgatcaccggcCTAAGTCGATTGCTTAgttggtagggtatagtgatcacccttagttaagtaagcgtgagcatgtcgcgcccgtcttaagtcatcgccgacttaagtcgattgctccgtcagtagggtatagtggtcaccccgagttaagtaagtgtgagcatgttgcaccgtcttaagtcatcgccgacttaagtcgattgctctgtgttgggggtatgcttcgtagccgaagatcctaaagaaataaacaccttcggctgatcctctccaaagcagcgccgaagctatcaactataaagcttcggaatagtgacatgtctcaagacgaaggggtgaaccgacttaaagatgaaatgacttaaagacccatgatattctgtgtcattattatagttcattgtaaagggcataaatgtaattatatacaggctgtgaactgtgcctataataggtgaacagtacccccttactgttcacgtgctctcctgtaatcacgcattggACATTTGTTTTTGCatcacgctggtatttttgcttttcttcgagtcgaaggtacatttgtaatttgttatcatttctacaataatgaaatagaaatgagttaataatgatAATCATATGTTCAAATTATATTATATATTTTTCAGCCTTCTTCATTgtttgttgtgtttatgaaggtataacctttataaccttcgtccgaaatccattatatcccaagggaaataatgcttcgaaggacgaaggaccttaatatttaacaatttctatgttgccttgttcttgattcatagcatttgagaacaagcccccaacattggcgcccacctccggtgaactcacttccacttttttgagccgaTGGCTTCGATCAAGAATCAAGCTAGAGTTGCTTCAGCCCCGAAGCTGGTTCTcctgataacaggcggttcatgctcagagccgaccaacaagaaacagaagaaggaggcacagagaagagtacaacatgtaggggtacaaggacccttcatcaaatcaagatggtctcacatcccaattaccttttctcaagaggatcttcaactcaaggattacccacacaatgatgctatggttatctcttgtgtaatcaaaggatttctggtccataatgttttggttgatacaggcagtgcagcagatatcatatttgctaaggccttcagaaaaatgca of Zea mays cultivar B73 chromosome 8, Zm-B73-REFERENCE-NAM-5.0, whole genome shotgun sequence contains these proteins:
- the LOC109941541 gene encoding uncharacterized protein, whose translation is MWGGWGISFFSNLQALVDEMASRLKSQGTSVPEGALSLMHWNPVLLQRRVSDLEMANADMVRQYSDLKEKHSQGQIELARRCSDLEEKYSQGQAELARVSASLHDANTLNSTLHAQLDSEKDEKRALATSRDNLEKLYRDASNSLTILERSHRFTMEDLDNHRYKLQESLDDMICLRQLVSNKDTVIKDLRASKKSVIRKLEAARLAVKAAEDTSATLKAQRDKAMDKAVRAGRILMRRPGVVVPDDIVADVNAAPDSSSRPSSSVAPEKNISR